A DNA window from Halorubrum sp. DM2 contains the following coding sequences:
- a CDS encoding cytochrome c biogenesis protein CcdA, translated as MTGVSLATNVPFAVTAGVATFFSPCAYPLLPGYVGFYVNSVETDSASVVGAGVRGVAAAVGVLATFALLAGATVRVGYSTLSNITVFETLVGGLLVVFGLLVVAGRAPSISVPLPERRTGIVGFGLFGAGYALAGAGCVAPVFLGVVARAIALPSETALLVVGVYAGTVAVLMAATTVATGVGLVSNANRVMAHAGLLKRIAGAVMVAAGIGQLYLSLVVY; from the coding sequence ATGACCGGCGTCTCGCTCGCGACGAACGTCCCGTTCGCCGTCACCGCCGGCGTCGCGACGTTCTTCTCGCCGTGCGCGTACCCCCTTCTTCCGGGCTACGTCGGGTTCTACGTGAACTCCGTCGAGACCGACTCCGCGTCCGTCGTCGGCGCGGGGGTGCGCGGCGTCGCCGCCGCGGTCGGCGTGCTGGCGACGTTCGCGCTGCTCGCCGGGGCCACCGTCCGGGTCGGCTACTCGACGCTGTCGAACATCACCGTCTTCGAGACGCTCGTCGGCGGCCTGCTCGTCGTCTTCGGGCTGCTCGTCGTCGCCGGTCGCGCCCCGTCGATTTCGGTGCCGCTGCCGGAGCGGCGCACCGGGATCGTCGGGTTCGGGCTGTTCGGCGCGGGCTACGCCCTCGCCGGCGCGGGCTGTGTCGCGCCCGTGTTCCTCGGCGTCGTCGCCCGCGCGATCGCGCTCCCGTCCGAGACGGCGCTGCTAGTGGTCGGGGTCTACGCCGGCACCGTCGCCGTCCTGATGGCCGCGACCACGGTCGCGACCGGCGTCGGCCTCGTCAGCAACGCGAACCGGGTGATGGCGCACGCCGGCCTGCTGAAACGGATCGCGGGCGCGGTGATGGTCGCCGCCGGGATCGGACAGCTGTACCTCTCGCTCGTCGTGTACTGA
- a CDS encoding AIM24 family protein, translating to MNLDQFTAENAPTDSAEPFQRENSYTLDVAVTGTVMAKAGSMVAYTGDVSFTGKASAEGGITGFLKEAATGEGTPIMAVEGDGHVYFADDGKKVQVIELGADESITVNGEDVLAFEESLSYEINTIDSLAGALAGGFSNVYLEGPGYVALTTHGDPIVLEPPVATDPGATVAWGGTSPDVEVNRSLSDMVGQESGERYQMRFDGDGGFVVVQPREEHA from the coding sequence ATGAATCTCGATCAGTTCACCGCCGAGAACGCACCGACGGACAGCGCGGAACCGTTCCAGCGCGAGAACAGCTACACCTTAGACGTCGCGGTCACCGGGACCGTCATGGCGAAGGCCGGCTCGATGGTCGCGTACACGGGCGACGTCTCGTTCACCGGAAAGGCCTCCGCGGAAGGGGGCATCACCGGCTTCCTCAAGGAGGCCGCCACGGGCGAAGGGACGCCGATCATGGCCGTCGAGGGTGACGGACACGTCTACTTCGCGGACGACGGCAAGAAGGTACAGGTGATCGAACTCGGTGCCGACGAGTCGATCACCGTCAACGGCGAGGACGTGCTCGCGTTCGAGGAGTCGCTCTCCTACGAGATCAACACCATCGACAGCCTCGCCGGCGCGCTCGCGGGCGGGTTCAGCAACGTCTACCTCGAAGGGCCGGGCTACGTCGCGCTCACGACGCACGGCGACCCGATCGTCTTGGAGCCGCCGGTGGCGACCGACCCCGGCGCGACCGTCGCGTGGGGCGGCACCTCGCCGGACGTGGAGGTCAACCGCAGCCTCTCGGACATGGTCGGTCAGGAGTCGGGCGAGCGGTATCAGATGCGGTTCGACGGCGACGGCGGGTTCGTCGTCGTCCAGCCGCGCGAGGAGCACGCCTGA
- a CDS encoding TlpA disulfide reductase family protein: protein MRRRHLLAGLASVGALGGAGAVATGGVPDVLGDGPEPVEPVTLDTVDAPGSRDGEVTIPAEGRPTFVDFFATWCGPCEKQMPGLVAAHDEIDDEVLFVSVTPENVGGSVDPKTVVEWWKNHNGDWLVAADVTAELAAKLNVQNYPTAVAIDETGRIRWSDYGVHTAEEIVTGIETALR, encoded by the coding sequence GTGAGGCGACGACACTTACTGGCGGGACTCGCGAGCGTCGGAGCCCTCGGGGGTGCGGGGGCGGTCGCAACGGGCGGCGTTCCCGACGTCCTCGGTGACGGGCCGGAACCGGTCGAACCGGTAACACTCGACACGGTCGATGCCCCGGGGAGCCGCGACGGCGAGGTAACGATCCCCGCAGAAGGCCGTCCGACGTTCGTCGACTTCTTCGCGACGTGGTGTGGCCCCTGCGAAAAGCAGATGCCCGGCCTCGTTGCGGCGCACGACGAGATCGACGACGAGGTGCTGTTCGTCTCCGTGACACCGGAGAACGTCGGGGGAAGTGTCGATCCGAAGACCGTCGTCGAGTGGTGGAAAAACCACAACGGAGACTGGCTCGTTGCGGCAGACGTCACGGCGGAACTCGCCGCGAAGCTCAACGTCCAGAACTATCCGACAGCGGTTGCGATCGACGAGACCGGTCGAATCCGTTGGTCCGATTACGGCGTTCACACCGCAGAGGAGATCGTCACGGGGATCGAGACCGCTCTCAGATGA
- a CDS encoding sodium-dependent transporter: MARETWATRAGFILAAVGSAVGLGNIWRFPFITGQYGGSSFLITYLAFVALIGFPAILVEFVIGRRTDRNPVGALRELGSGAWSYAGWLFVVTGFIILSYYSVVAGWFLRYTLIGITEGFTLTDPSEAEALFGTVSTGLDTLLFHAVFMLLVIGIIAAGVRRGIELSVKVMVPAILVLLLGLAAYGFTLDGASAAYAYYLSPDFGTIAANWTEILPAAAGQAFFTLSLGMGVMITYASYLGEDRNLAADAGIIATLDTLVAVLVGFVVFPILFSVGIEPGTGGPGAIFVSLTSAFAGIPGGRILGVVFFGMVGIAALSSAISILEVLVSYLIDEVGVARVPASAALGVAVFLLGVPVTVDLIFLDLYDLLADGILLVLGSLLLALFVGWVIPDIARDELRQGLDGLGGLGDAWIWAVRIPIVIVVIVSLYLGIVDYANFLTGGFAEWLAAR, encoded by the coding sequence ATGGCACGCGAGACATGGGCGACGCGAGCGGGGTTCATCCTCGCCGCGGTCGGTAGCGCGGTCGGACTCGGGAACATCTGGAGATTCCCGTTCATCACCGGCCAGTACGGCGGATCGTCGTTTCTGATCACCTATCTGGCGTTCGTCGCGCTGATCGGATTCCCGGCGATCCTCGTCGAGTTCGTCATCGGACGCCGGACCGACCGGAACCCGGTCGGCGCGCTGCGTGAACTCGGCAGCGGCGCGTGGTCGTACGCCGGCTGGCTGTTCGTCGTCACCGGGTTCATCATCCTCTCGTACTACAGCGTCGTCGCGGGCTGGTTCCTCCGGTACACGCTCATCGGGATCACCGAAGGGTTCACCCTCACCGATCCGTCCGAGGCCGAGGCGCTGTTCGGCACGGTCTCGACCGGACTCGACACGCTCCTCTTCCACGCCGTCTTCATGCTGCTCGTCATCGGCATCATCGCCGCCGGCGTCCGGCGCGGGATCGAACTGAGCGTGAAGGTGATGGTCCCCGCCATCCTCGTCCTCCTGCTCGGACTGGCCGCGTACGGATTCACCCTCGACGGCGCGAGCGCGGCGTACGCCTACTACCTCTCGCCCGACTTCGGAACGATCGCGGCGAACTGGACGGAAATCCTGCCGGCCGCCGCCGGACAGGCGTTCTTCACGCTGTCGCTCGGGATGGGCGTGATGATCACCTACGCCTCCTACCTCGGCGAGGACCGGAACCTCGCGGCCGACGCGGGGATCATCGCGACGCTCGACACGCTCGTCGCCGTCCTCGTCGGCTTCGTCGTTTTCCCGATCCTCTTCTCGGTGGGGATCGAGCCGGGAACGGGCGGTCCCGGCGCGATCTTCGTGAGCCTCACGTCGGCGTTCGCCGGCATCCCCGGCGGCCGGATCCTCGGCGTCGTCTTCTTCGGGATGGTCGGGATCGCCGCGCTCTCCTCGGCGATCAGCATCCTCGAAGTGCTGGTCTCGTACCTGATCGACGAGGTCGGCGTCGCTCGGGTCCCGGCGTCGGCCGCGCTCGGCGTGGCGGTCTTCCTGCTCGGAGTGCCCGTCACCGTCGACCTGATCTTCCTCGACCTGTACGACTTACTCGCCGACGGAATCCTGCTCGTGCTCGGGTCGCTGCTGCTCGCGCTGTTCGTCGGCTGGGTAATCCCCGACATCGCTCGCGACGAACTGCGACAGGGACTCGACGGCCTCGGCGGGCTCGGCGACGCGTGGATCTGGGCCGTCCGGATCCCGATCGTGATCGTCGTGATCGTCTCGCTGTACCTCGGGATCGTCGACTACGCCAACTTCCTCACCGGCGGCTTCGCCGAGTGGCTGGCGGCGCGGTAG
- a CDS encoding SCO family protein, translating to MDRRHFLRSLAGTGVVAGTTATAGCAGVLGDTDGSSNGDEGSDSPDGSGDEETILGPPEQSRGDPVHPIRGDEMPDFTVPDPITGEEISTSQFEGERAYLWTSFYTSCPDGVCPALILRLRRAQEVAAEEGFGDEAAFLAQTFDPERDTADVLREYAGQRGVDLDAGNWHFLRPESYEAGVELMDENFGLKIQKTDGEQYESLEYAFPHYGLILLVNKQGIVERAYPRGPATDIERIVDDFRRVVTA from the coding sequence ATGGACCGCCGCCACTTCCTCCGCTCGCTCGCCGGGACCGGCGTCGTCGCCGGGACGACCGCCACGGCCGGCTGTGCCGGCGTCCTCGGCGACACCGACGGTTCCAGCAACGGCGACGAGGGCTCCGACAGCCCCGACGGCTCCGGCGACGAGGAGACGATCCTCGGTCCGCCGGAGCAGAGCCGAGGCGACCCGGTCCATCCGATCCGCGGCGACGAGATGCCCGATTTTACCGTTCCCGACCCGATCACGGGCGAGGAGATATCGACATCGCAGTTCGAGGGGGAGCGCGCGTACCTGTGGACCTCGTTTTACACGAGCTGCCCGGACGGCGTCTGTCCGGCGCTCATCCTCAGACTCCGACGGGCGCAGGAGGTCGCGGCCGAGGAGGGGTTCGGTGACGAGGCCGCGTTCCTCGCGCAGACGTTCGATCCGGAGCGCGACACCGCCGACGTCCTCCGCGAGTACGCGGGCCAACGCGGTGTCGACCTCGACGCCGGCAACTGGCACTTCCTCCGTCCCGAGAGCTACGAGGCAGGCGTTGAGTTGATGGACGAGAACTTCGGGCTGAAGATCCAGAAGACCGACGGCGAACAGTACGAGAGCTTGGAGTACGCGTTCCCGCACTACGGCCTGATCCTCCTCGTGAACAAGCAAGGTATCGTCGAGCGGGCGTACCCGCGCGGCCCGGCCACCGACATCGAACGAATCGTCGACGACTTCCGACGGGTGGTCACGGCGTGA
- a CDS encoding cold shock domain-containing protein, translating to MANGKVDFFNDTGGYGFISTDDGDLDDDEDVFFHMEDVGGPDLEEGQEVEFDIESSPKGPRATNLVRN from the coding sequence ATGGCAAACGGTAAGGTTGATTTCTTCAACGACACTGGCGGCTACGGTTTCATCTCGACTGACGACGGCGACCTCGACGACGACGAAGACGTGTTCTTCCACATGGAAGACGTCGGCGGCCCGGACCTCGAGGAGGGTCAGGAAGTGGAATTCGACATCGAATCGTCCCCCAAGGGACCGCGCGCGACGAACCTCGTCCGCAACTAA